The window GGAACATGAGCGACATGCAGGCGGAGATTCCGACGAGGCAATACAACCCGGGGAAACCCTGCAAAAAAACGGTTCCCAGCGACAACGCCATGCCGCCCAGCGCGAGCGTTCCGAGCAACAGCCCCGGGCTGACGTATCGCAGAAAAAACGTGCAAATGAACCGACTAGTCACGAAGATGACCATGGCCGCTATGTTGTAGCCTTGCGCCTCCGAGGCGCTGAGTCCCAACAGCGTCATGCCGTAGTGGATGATGAACGTCCAGCACATGATTTGGGCGCCGACGTACGCCGTCTGGGCGACGACCCCCCCGACGTAGCGGAAATGCATCAGGTTCTTCAGCACTTGCAGCGGATGGATGTCCTCCTCGGGATGGCCCGTGGCGGGCAGGCGAGAAACTATGAACAACGCCATCACTCCCAATACGACCAAGCCGAGGACGATGTAAGGAACGCGGATCGTCGCGAGATCGTTTTCTTGCAACTGGGAGTAGGCTTCGGGCTCCGACTCGTGGAACTCGACCAGTGCGCCGGTGATCGCTTTGTCCACCTGGGCGGGCGCCATCGTCTTGTACTCGGGGTGCAGCTCCGCCTGCTTCGCGCGAAACTCGTTGACGTCGAGCGCCGGCAAGATCAATTGGCTGGCCACCCACATGCCGACCAGCGAGCCCATGGGGTTGAACGACTGGGCGAGATTCAAGCGACGGGTCGCCGTTTCGATCGGTCCCAGCGAGAGGATATAAGGGTTCGCGCTGGTCTCCAAGAACGCCAAACCGAAGGTGAGTATGTAGTAGGCGATCAGGAACAGATTGAATTCCTTCGCCATGCTGGCGGGGATGAATAACAGCGCCCCGACGGCGTACAACGCGAGGCCGACGACAATGCCCGTCTTGAACGAATACTTGCGAATGATCAGCGCGGCCGGCAGCGCCATCGTGGCGTAACCGCCATAAAATGCGAACTGCACCAGACTGCTCTGGAAGTTGCTCAGAAGGAATATGTCTTTGAACGCCTTCACCATGGGATTGGTGATGTCGTTCGCGAATCCCCACAACGCAAACAGGCTCGTGACGAGAATGAAGGCGTACAGATACGGCCGCGGGACGACCGGCGACGTGACGCCGGCGGCGGGGGATTGGGAGGCGGACATGGCGGCTCGGGCGATGAGGGAGTGGCGAGTACGACAAGCAGACGACAGGTGCAAATGAACCGTAAGATCGATCAGCCGGCCGCGGCGCTCCAGCCCCGCGGTCAGAACCCGCGGAGGGCCGTGCTGCTGCGGCCTTCGAGACCTGGTTTGGGGCGACGAGTAAGGACATGGTACTTGATGCCGTGCCGCTCGCAAAAGGTCCGCTTCTCGGGCCGATCGCCGTCTTCGTTCACCGCGTAAACGTCGGGGCGAATCAGGGCGATCTCCGGCTCGGCGTCGAGCCAGCCGTCGCCGCTGGAGACGTAGGCCCGGCGTACGAAGCGAATTGCCCCGGCCATGTACCTCCGTTCCTGTTCGGGAAACAGCGGGTGGTGCGGGCCCTTAAGCTGCCGCACGTTCGCGTCGTGCCCGACGACGACGTGCAACTCGCCCAACTCGGCGACCTCCTCGAAAAACCGCACGTGTCCCGTGTGGAGCCAGTCGTAACAGCCGGTGACGATCACCTTCGACCGCGGGGGAGCGTCCTGCGGGCCGTCGACGTCCGTCGGCTCGGGAAAGCCGGCGAGTTCCGCGTCGCTCAATACGCGGTACTCGCCCCCCGAGGCGCGCACTAGCCGCTCGTCGACGGCATTGGCGGTACGCTCGTCGACGAACCACGCGGCTCCGGGGACGCTCTGATTAACGGCCAGTTCCGCTTCACGACCGCGATCAGCCGCCGCGAGCGGCTGGACCTGCGCGACGAACCGCACCGATTCGACGAAGTAGCGTCGCTCGGGCAGAGGAAACTTCGGCTCGGCGCCCGTCGCGGCCCGAACAACGTCGTCGTCCCACAATTGCACGCAGACCGGCCCCGTTCGGGCCGCTTCCTGCAGCAAACGGATGTGACGCGATCGGAGGTCGTCGAAGCTGGCCGAGACGTAGACCGGTTTCATAGCGAGAACGATCCAAGATACTGGGAAAGGTTTCGCCACGGAGGCGCCGAGCGACCAGCGAGAATGAACATGGGAGCCTCCGCCTCAATCCATGCCAGAACGAAGTTGCGAGTCAGTTCCGCAAGCGGTGGACTTGGCACTTGGAATCGATCTGGCCTCCGTGGCGCTACGGCGAGGACCATCAACAGCGCACATCGACGTGAAACGCCCCCGGGACGGGGTCTTCGCTGAGTACGAACAGATATCCGCCGCCGCAACCAGAGTACATGGCGCCCGGGTAGCGGGACTGATAGTGGGCGAGGATTCCCAGAAGATCGAGCGTGATCGTTCGGTGCCGCACCGTGCCGGGGAGCAGCGCCCCCCACGCCCGCATGCACTCGTTCGCTGCGGCGCCCAGCGCCCCGACGTCGCGGGCGAGGATTGCGTCGTAACAGTCGCGTCCCGAGCGGCCGAGCCGCTCGACCCATGCCGGGTCGATGGATTTCTCCTCGAGCGGGTTGTACCCCGGCGGCCGCGGCGCGACGGCGATCACGTTGACCACTTGCTCGAGCCACGCGCACGTTTCGGGATCGCAGTGCGACTCGATGCGGCAGGGAAAGATCCCCCCCTCGTGCTCCGCATCGTAATCGAGCCGGTTTACGCCGGGGTAAACCAGCCCGATCATGTCCTGCGAGCCGGAGGGTTCGTCCTTCCCCGCGTTCTCCGCAACATAGAGTTCGCGGACCAACTGGGCCGGGTCCCCGTCGGGGAGCTTGTTCCCCCACAGCGCCCGGGCCTGTTTGCGCGTCCCGGTGGCGATTCCGGCTCGCTCGATGAACGGCATCGTGGGGCGCACGCCGACGACGACCATCGAACCGGGGGGGGAGGGATTCGCGCGCGACACGAACGGCTGGTCGATCCACCCGCCGGCCAGGGCCAGCCGATACGGGACGTCGCCGATCGCGTCGGTCAGTTTCGTGTCAGAGCGATTCATGCCGACTGCAAAATGATGTTGCCGTATTGGGTGGTGTCGCCGGTGCGGATCAGCCCCGTCGCCGCCGGAACGCGGCGTTTGAAGTCGAGGTGCGGTTCAAACGCGATGGGCACGGGGGCCAACAGGTCTGAGTACTCCTCAAGTACGGTCGCGTCGTTCTCGCCCATGAATTCTTGCGCCATCCAGGCCGCGCCGATCACGAAGTTCCCGCGCAACGCCGCCAGCACCTGCCGAACGCGGGGGACGTCGTCCACGAGCGACAGGTCGACCGTCTCGACCCCCGGGAACGACGGGAACCCCCGATCGGCGATGACCAGCGTGTTCGTGTGTCGCACGCGGGCGAGCAAGTGGAGGACGTGGGGATTCAAGATTCCGGTCTTTAACATGGCGTCGAACTTGTTAGTTCTGCAGGGGGAGTTCGCCTCTTTCCTGTCGGCTCAGTTCTTTTCGAATCACATTGAATAGATCCTTGTCATCCGTGGTCAAGAACCAGACCTACCCAGTTCAGCGGACGATTGTATAAAACGCCCCGACCAAGACCGCCACGGCGACCCAGCCGGCCAGGAACCCCGCGACCGACAGCCGGGACGGTCGCAGGATCTCGAGTCCCCACGCGTCGATCAACACGCGGCGCGGGGCCGGCGTCACGCTTGCGGGAAGTCGGCAATTGTGCGCCGGCGGTTCGTCGGGCGCCACGGGGGTGCGGATCAACTCGTAGAACTGAGTCAGCTTCTCGGCGGCGACCGGCTTGGTGAGCAGGCTGACGACGATCCCGGCGACGGTCGCGGCTGCTGTGTAGAACATGACGACCCACGGCTCGCTGATTGCGAGCGAGGCGCCTTCTTTCCCCGTGGCGAGCAGGCCCCACGGTTCAGCGACGCTCCATACGGCGACATGCGCGGCCAGTTGCGGTCGAGTCGCCAGCCACCACGCGGCGAACCCGGCGAGCGTCGCCGCCCACGCCCCCGCCACGGTCGTTCGCCGCCAGAACAGCCCCAGCCAGAACGCGATCCCCATCATCGGGGCGATCCTCAGCCAAATGTCGAGCGCCTCCTTCACCCCCGGGACCCAGAACGCGAACGCCAGTCCCCCGGCGACCACCGCCAGCGAGGTCACGCGGCCGACAGTGAGATAGTGCCCTTCACTGCGTCCGAGGGCCAGCGGCTTGTACACGTTCGTCGTGAACAACCCCGCCGAGGAGATCATGAACGCGTCGCAGGAGCTCATCGCGGACGCCAAGAGCGACGCGATGAACAATCCCAACAACCCCGGCGCCAGTCGCGGCAGAAACCAGTTGGCAAGATCTCCGTAGACGTGATCGGGTTTGACTTCGTCCAGCGGGACTCCGCGGTTCATATACCACGCCACCGCGGCCAGCGCCGTGATGCACCACGCCATCGTGCAAAGTCGCTTCACGAGATTGCCGACCATGAATCCGACACGACCGTCCATTTCCGTGCGACCCGCGGCGCAAACACCCATGATGAACGGCTGAGCGACGATTCCGATCAGCGCCTGGAGGGCGTAGGCCGCGACGAAAAACGCGCTGATCTCCCCCGGAACGACCAACCGCAGCAGATCGGGATTGGAGATCGTCTCCTTGGCGCCCGCCAGTCCGCCGACCTCGCTCAGAACGAACGGCAGCAGCATGAACGAAAACGCCAAGGTGAGAATCCCTTGCACGTAGTCAGTGATGATCGCCGCCGCCAACCCCCCCGCGGCGCCATAGGCGACGAACAGCACGGTGACGGTCCAGATCGCCTTGTCCGCCGGGTAGGCGCCCCCCGTGGAGGCCTCGATGAGGGCCCCGGCGCCCTTGAGCATCAGGCCGATCTTCACTGACAGCCCGACGATTCCCACGACGGCGAACAACGCCCCGACGCTGCGATCGAACCGCAGCGTGTAGGCGTCGGCGGTCGTGGTGGCCCGCAGGCGGCGCATCACCGGGGCGATGAGCCAGTAGAACGGGGTCGCGGGAAGCCACAGCCACTGCCACCAGATGCCGGACAGGCCGTGCTGAAACGTCGTCGAGGCGACGGTCACAGCCTGATCGGCGGCGGTGCCCGTGCCGAAGGCGTTGAAGATCATCATCCCCTTGCCGAACGACCGGGGCATGAAGAAGTCGCCCGACGTCTTCACCCGCCGTGCAGTCCACGCTCCCAGCACGGTGATGCCTACCAGGTACAGTGCGATCAACAGCTTGTCGAGCAGATGCAGCTCGCTCATGGCCGGGGGGCTCCGTCCGGCTGGTTGGATCGCTCTGTTTCTGCCGCTTCTTCTGCGAGATACTCCTGGTAAGCGGCGGCGAGTTCGGACGCGTCGCTGCGACCGTCGTGCACCAGCACGCCGAATCGCAGCCGCAGCGGATGAGCAGCGCTCGCTTCGATGCGGCTCGGCTCGCCCTGCTTGAACGCTTGGCGCCCGAACGGGTTCGCCACCAGCAGCCCGTAGTCGCGGGCGTGGAACCAGCTTGGGCGAACGTTGTCAGGATGGCAGAAGATCGCGATCCCCGCGGGCGCTCCGGCGACGTCGCCGCTGAAGTCGCACCAGGGAGAAGCTTTCCCCCACACCTCGGCGCCCCCCGCCCGCCCCGCGGCGTCGAGAATGCGCCCGTTTCCCGCGGGGATGGCGCCCCGACGCTGCCGCTCGGACCGCATTTCGGTGGCGACGCGCACGCCCAGCCCCATCTCCTCTTGGTCGCCGAAGATGCATGGCTTGTCGGCAGTGAACAGCGAGTCCCACAGCAGCAGCCAACCCGACGGTCGCACGAGGATCGTCGCGCGAAACTCCTCCGCGCAGACGGTCTGCTCGGGAGAGTTCTGGTCGGCGTAACGGAACTTCGCGGACAATTCGCCGCGACCCGCGCCTCCCGCGGTCCGCATGGATCCGACGATCAGTTCGACCGCGGCCTTGTTCCGCCAGGAATCCGACCCGCTCACGTCGCCGAACGCCAACCACAACCCGGGGTGAAACGTCGGGTGGTCGGCCAGATCGTGTTGGGGATCGGGGGGGAGCCGGCGCGTCACCTCGACCCCCGCAGGGGTGCGAAGCCGAGCGAAGAAAGGGCGGGTGATTTCATCGTCGCGGTAGGAATACTCGGCGATCTGTCGTCCGTCGACCGACACGGCGACCGTTCCGGCGCCATCGTCCGACAACGAAACCTGTTCTCCTGCCGGCGCGGCCGCCTGGGCGATTGTCTCGGCGAGGAGAACAACTGCGAGCAGCCCCGGGCGCCGGGCGACATAGCGAATCGCGTTCAAGTGGCCGCCCCTTCGGGAATCGCCCAGTGACCCTCGGCCCGATACTGACGGCGGGCCAGTGCGTTTGCCTCGGCGTCTTCCAGGATGGCGCCGGTCGACGGATCGATTGCCAGCGTCCGTCCGACTCGCAGAGCGATGTTCGCGTAGTGAACCGGCGCCACGCTGGCGACGCCGACCGGGATCGGCGCATTGAGCGACTTTCCGTTGCGGATCGCCTCGATGAAGTTGTCGAGATGCGGGAACCCCGCTTCCCCCTCGGGACGGATTTCTTGCACGAGTTTGTTGTCGTCGTCGGTGATCCGCAGCTTGCCCCGTTTGCTGAGGAACATCTGCCCCTGCGTGCCGTAAAATTCGACGCCGCTGTCGCAATTCAGGGGGTAGTTCTTCGACCAGAGCCGCATCTCGAAGACCAACTGCTTCGGCTGCCCGGTTGTTTGGGCGCCAGCGTACTCGAACGTACAGGTCGCCGTATCGGGAAACTGTTGATCGTCGTTGAAGCGGTACTTCCCCCCCAGGGCCGCGACCCGCGTCGGGGGCCCCGCGACTCCAAGACCCCACTGGGCGTAGTCCAGCTCGTGCGCCCCGTCGTTGCCGACGTCGCCGGTGCCGAAGTTATGCCACCAATGCCAATGCGTGTGAAATCGATTCTCCTGAAACGGCATGAACTCCGCGGGCCCGACCCACAGGTCGTAATCGACGCCCGGCGGCGGAATCGCGGGGCTCTTGCGGCCGATGTCATCGCGACGCTGGACGTTCCAGGCCCGCGCGACGAGGACCTCGCCGATGACCCCTTCGTGCAACTGCTGGATTGCATCGCGCGTGAACGGGCGACTCCGCTGCTGCGTGCCGTGTTGAATGACGACCCCCGTGCGACGGGCGGTCTCGAGCAGCAACTCCCCTTCGCGGAGGTTGTGACAGCACGGTTTCTCCAAATAGACGTGCTTCCCCGCGTTCGCGGCGAGAATGGCGGCCGGGGCGTGCCAGTGGTCGGGGGCGGCGACGATCACGCCGTCGACGGCAGGATCGTCGAGCAGCCGTCGCAAATCGGCGACGGCCCTCTCCGCCGGGACATTGTTGGCCTTGGCCGCGGCGGCGAGCCGCGCCGCGTCGGGATCGCACACATAAGCGACTCGCCCCGTGAACGCCCGGGCGCGGACCCCGCAGCCGATGAGCGCCAGCCTCGGCTCGTCGCGCAGCGGGGCGGCGCTCCGCGCGATGCGCGGGATCGCAGCCAGCGAGGCGGTCGTCGCCAGGGACTTCAGCACGGTGCGGCGGTCGGGCGTGGTCATGATGCGGATCCTTGTTGCGATCTCGCCGAGCGGCGTCTCGCCACAGCCTCGATCGCCGCGATGATCGCCGAGTTGTCGGCGTCGCTCAGCCCTTGCTCCTCGCCGGCGACAAGCAACTCGCGATGGAGCGAGCTGACCGGCAGATCCAGCCCGGCGCGACGACCTTCGGCCAAGATCAAGTCGACGTCCTTGCGGTGCTGAGCCAAACGGGCCTCGACGGCGAAATCCCGCTCGACCATCTTGCGGCCCTTCACGTCCATGACCGCCGAGCGACTGTTGCTGTTCTTAAGCACCTCCAGCGCCGCGGACGGATCGAGACCCGCCCCCTCGGCCAGCAGCAGTCCCTCGGCCAGCGCGACGCGGTTGAGTCCCAGGATGAGGTTGTTGACCAGTTTCATCCGCGCCGCCGCGCCCCAGGGCCCGACGTGAAATCGCCGCGGCGCGATCGCGTCCAACAGGTCGGCGTTCGCATCGATCGCCGAGCGTTCGCCGCCCAGGATCGCCAGCGCTTCGCCGCGGCGGGTCTGTTCGCTCGAAGCGGCGATCGGCGTTTCGAGATACGATATCCCCTGCTCGGCGAGTCGGGCGCCGAGCGCCGCGGTTTCATTTGGCTCGCCGGTCGTCGTGTCAATGATTGCCTGCCCGCGGCGGAGGTCCGTCTCCATCTGTGCGAGCAGCTCGACGACATGTTCCGTGCGGTACAGGCAGACGACCGCTCGACTGCACTCGGCCAGCGGGCGATCGGACCAGCGGGCCCCGCGCGCCACCAAGGGTTCGGCTTTCTCGCGGGTTCGGTTGTAAACGACCACTTCGAACCCCGCCCCCAACAACCGTTCAGCCAGTGCCGTGCCCAACAGGCCCAGCCCGATCATTGCGACGCTGCCGTTGCGGGGGTCGTTCACGTCACGCTCTCATGGTCGGATGAGCAGGAAAGGCAACCCCAAAGGCGCAAGTGCCGCCGTTGATTCGGGCTCGCTCTGCGTCGAGTCCTTCGTGCCCTTATGGTCTCTCACGCCGAAGGGATCTCTAACTCGCCAGGGTTCCGCAGATGCTCACCTCCAACCCCAACTCCGCTGCCAGGGACGCCTTGGCGAGCATCGCGCGGTCGGCCGCATCGGCGTCCGTGGCGTAGGCAACCTGGATGTGATTGCTCTTGTGGCGGGCCATCATCTGGTCGCGAGTAACGCCGTACGTCACCGCGTGCATGATCGGCCATTGAGAGGTCGTATCACGCCAGCGGCGCTCGGTCTCTTCCAGCGGAAGTTCAATGGCCTTGCCGCGGCCGAGGTCCATCTTCAACCGGCTCTCTTCAACGTAAATTCGCGACCAGACGATCTCTCCCGGCTTGGAGATCCCCTTGATCGTTCCGCCGCCGTTGGGGAAGTACATCGCGGGTTGGCGCTCGCTGGTCGCCCCTTTCCAACCTCCGGCGAAGTGTTCGGGGGGGACGCTGCCGCTGATTTCAAACACCCAGACGTACTCGTCGGTTGTCCCTGACCGGTCCCGATCGCCCCACCGCAGGTCGTGCAGCGTGTTCTCCACGGGCTGCCCCATGGCGCGATGGAGGCGGTACGTCAACAGCCCGTCGAGCCCCGCGCATTCATCGACCTCGTTGAAGTGCGGCAGCGGCTGGTTTTCGTACAGTACGCGCTTCCCGTCGCGGCTCCGCACGGGCGGCCGGGCCGAATTATTGAGCGTCCCCTCAACCAAGTCGCTCGCGGGAAGCAGGTCTTTGAGCCCCTGTTGGTACTGAATGCCAATGCAGTCGCAACCAAAATCGTCGGCGATCCGCACTGCGGCGACGTACATCTTGCACTGCAGGCGAATCTGCTCGTCGGTCAGGTGCTCGGCGTGATTGGGGCCTGTTTGGAATCGCATTCCGGCGTCTTCCATCCACATCCGCACCGCGTCGGCTTCGGCGTCGCCGACCTGGGTCGTTTCGTAGTACAGAGCCGATTGGCTCAGCCGCTCCTTGAACACGCCAGTGGGGTTGAGCAGGTGATCGGGGATGATCGCGTTGAACATCCCCATGCAGCCTTCGTCGAATACGCCCATGATCGCCTTGTTCCTGCGCAGGTCGGCGGCCAGCGATTGAGCCAGTTGCCGCTCGGCGTCGCCGACGCTGACGGCCGACAGCGGCCGCACGTGCGAGAGATCGTGCTCGACTCCGCGCCCCTCGAGCCAGTCGGCGAGCTTCTGCCGGAACCCAGCTTCGGCGAAGTCGTCGGCCCACAGCGTTGCGTACGGGACCCCCGCCTTGGTCAGCGAGCCGTTCAAATTGAGCATTCCCACCAGCCCCGGCCACGTCCCCGACCAGTTGGCGAGCGTCAGGATCGGCCCGCGGTGCGTGATCAGTCCCCCTAGCAGGTGATGCGAGTACTGCCACACCGCTTCAGCGACGATCAGCGGCGCCGCGGGGTCGAGTTGCCGGAACACGGCGAGCCCCTCTTTTTGCGAGCCGATGAACCCGTGCCGCTCAGCCTCCTTGTAAGGGTGCGCCCGCACGACGGTCCATCCAGCCGCGGCGACCGCCTCGGCGATCGCCTGCTCCATGGCGTGCTGAGCGGCCCAGCAGTTTTGATTGGCCGACAGACGCAGGTCGCCGTTGGCCATCAGGTAGACGTGACGGGGCGGCAAGGCCGCCGGCTCAGCAGCCGCGGGAAGTTCGTATGTCATGGCTCGCTGACATGGGGAGAGAAGGACGGATCACGGACAAGCAGCAGGCAATCCCAGGCAGCTGGCAATCCGCCGAATGGATTGCCTCGGAAGCCCCGATTATGCCTGCGCGAAGCCGACCTGTTAATACGCTGAAGCGCCCTGCAAGTGCAGGTTCTCCGGGCTATTCGCCAAGCTAACCCGTGACGGTTGCAGACGGCCGACCGTTTTCTGCAAAGCAGCGGGGGAACCTGCTTCTCCCCGTTCTCTGGCTCTTTAGAATCGAGAGAGGCGACGCGTCGGCCCCATTCGACGAATTTGCGTCCTTCTGCTCCGTACTTGTCCGTTTGCCTTCCTCGTACTGCTGGCTTGCGCCGATGCGTTTATTCCTTCGCCAACTCCTGTTCGCGACCGGGTGGGGGATTGCGGCGCTAGGGCCGACGACTGCGGTCGCTGCAGAGCCAGTGGAGTTTGATCGGCAGATTCGCCCGATCCTCTCGGACAAGTGTTTTCACTGCCACGGCCCCGACGCGGAGACGCGCGAGGCCGACTTGCGGCTCGACACGCCGCAGGGGCTGCTTGAAAGCGTCGTCTTGCCAGGGGCGCCCGAAGAGAGCGAACTCATTCGCCGGATTTTCAGCGAGGACGAAGACGAACGCATGCCCCCGCCCGAGACCGGGCTCTCGCTTTCCGCGGACGAAAGGGAACGCTTGCGGCAGTGGGTGCTTGCGGGCGCCACGATGACAGCACACTGGGCATTCGAGAACTTGCCGCGCCAGACGCCGCTGCCGGAACTCGCGGATCCAACTCTGGCCGCGTGGGCCAAGCGCGGAATCGACCGTTTCGTCGCAGCCCGATTGGCGAGCGAAGGACTGCAACCGTCGCCCGCGGCGGACCCGCTCCGCTGGTTGCGGCGGTCGTCGTTCGATCTCACCGGGCTCCCCCCCGAGGCGCGCGATATTGAGCGGTTCGAGACTGAACTGGCTCGGCAAGGCGCCGAGGCTGCCTATTCAGCGGCAGTCGACCGGTTCCTCGCCTCGACGGCCTACGGCGAACACATGGCGATCGGCTGGCTCGACGCGGCTCGGTACGCCGACTCGTACGGCTACCAGTCCGACCAGCTCAACTCGCAATGGCCGTGGCGGGACTGGGTCGTCCGGGCGCTGAACGCCAACATGCCATACGACCGGTTTCTCACACTGCAACTGGCCGGCGACCTCGTCGCCACGGCCGACCGGCGCGAGGCGCAGGACAACCAACTCGCGACCGCTTTGAACCGCCTTCACCGCATGACCAACGAAGGGGGCTCGATCCCCGAGGAGTGGTTGCTGGAGAATGCCGCAGATCGAACGAACGTGTTCGGCACGGCGGTGCTCGGGCTCACGCTGGAATGCGCCCGTTGTCATGATCACAAGTACGATCCGATCACGCAGCGCGACTACTTCTCGATCTTGGCGTTCTTCAATGCGATCGACGAAAACGGGCTCTACGACCACGCCTCCAAAGTCCCCGCGCCTTCGCTCCTGCTGTTGGACGACGAGCAACAAGTCGAGTACGACAAGCTCGTCGCCGCTCGCGAAGCCGCCGAGTCAGAGGCGGCGGCGCTCGCGACTCGCTCTCCGCGAGACGAGCATTACCAGGCGTGGCGCTCGACACGGGAATCAGCCATTAAAGCTCCCGCCGAGGATCTTCGCGATTGTGCGGGGCGGTTCGAGTTCGAGGGCGACCTGCAGAAGCTCCGTAATCTGGCGGACCCAGCCCAAGCGGCGATCGAAGCGACCGGCGTCGCTCCCTGCGAAGGTCGTTGCGGGCAAGGGATCGAGTTTGACGGTGATTCCGGAATAGAGTTCCCCGGGTTGCTCGCCGTCGATCACTGGGACCCCTGGACGCTCGACCTTTGGCTTCGCGACGCGGTGCAAGACGAGCGCCCGGTCGTGCTCGCCCACCGCACGTTCGGAACCGACGTGGGTTACAACGGCATGGACGTGATGCTCGAAGGGGGCCGCGTGGCGGTGCGGATCTACCGGGTATGGCCGGGGAACGGATTCGGCGTACAGACGAAGTTGCCGCTGCTGCGCGACCAGTGGCAGCATCTGGCGGTCACCTACGACGGCTCTTGCGGCGCCGAGGGAATCAAGATCTACGTCGCCGGTCGCCCGGTCGACGTCGATGTGTTGCGCGACCGTCGCATCGTCAAATCGGCGGCGACCAAGGCCCACGGCGCGGGCCACTTCGCCCTCGGCGCTCGATTTCGAGACCGCGGATTTCGGGGAGGGAGGATC of the Pirellulales bacterium genome contains:
- a CDS encoding NAD(P)-dependent oxidoreductase, giving the protein MNDPRNGSVAMIGLGLLGTALAERLLGAGFEVVVYNRTREKAEPLVARGARWSDRPLAECSRAVVCLYRTEHVVELLAQMETDLRRGQAIIDTTTGEPNETAALGARLAEQGISYLETPIAASSEQTRRGEALAILGGERSAIDANADLLDAIAPRRFHVGPWGAAARMKLVNNLILGLNRVALAEGLLLAEGAGLDPSAALEVLKNSNSRSAVMDVKGRKMVERDFAVEARLAQHRKDVDLILAEGRRAGLDLPVSSLHRELLVAGEEQGLSDADNSAIIAAIEAVARRRSARSQQGSAS
- a CDS encoding PmoA family protein, whose product is MNAIRYVARRPGLLAVVLLAETIAQAAAPAGEQVSLSDDGAGTVAVSVDGRQIAEYSYRDDEITRPFFARLRTPAGVEVTRRLPPDPQHDLADHPTFHPGLWLAFGDVSGSDSWRNKAAVELIVGSMRTAGGAGRGELSAKFRYADQNSPEQTVCAEEFRATILVRPSGWLLLWDSLFTADKPCIFGDQEEMGLGVRVATEMRSERQRRGAIPAGNGRILDAAGRAGGAEVWGKASPWCDFSGDVAGAPAGIAIFCHPDNVRPSWFHARDYGLLVANPFGRQAFKQGEPSRIEASAAHPLRLRFGVLVHDGRSDASELAAAYQEYLAEEAAETERSNQPDGAPRP
- a CDS encoding Gfo/Idh/MocA family oxidoreductase — encoded protein: MTTPDRRTVLKSLATTASLAAIPRIARSAAPLRDEPRLALIGCGVRARAFTGRVAYVCDPDAARLAAAAKANNVPAERAVADLRRLLDDPAVDGVIVAAPDHWHAPAAILAANAGKHVYLEKPCCHNLREGELLLETARRTGVVIQHGTQQRSRPFTRDAIQQLHEGVIGEVLVARAWNVQRRDDIGRKSPAIPPPGVDYDLWVGPAEFMPFQENRFHTHWHWWHNFGTGDVGNDGAHELDYAQWGLGVAGPPTRVAALGGKYRFNDDQQFPDTATCTFEYAGAQTTGQPKQLVFEMRLWSKNYPLNCDSGVEFYGTQGQMFLSKRGKLRITDDDNKLVQEIRPEGEAGFPHLDNFIEAIRNGKSLNAPIPVGVASVAPVHYANIALRVGRTLAIDPSTGAILEDAEANALARRQYRAEGHWAIPEGAAT
- a CDS encoding RbsD/FucU family protein; amino-acid sequence: MLKTGILNPHVLHLLARVRHTNTLVIADRGFPSFPGVETVDLSLVDDVPRVRQVLAALRGNFVIGAAWMAQEFMGENDATVLEEYSDLLAPVPIAFEPHLDFKRRVPAATGLIRTGDTTQYGNIILQSA
- the fucP gene encoding L-fucose:H+ symporter permease — protein: MSASQSPAAGVTSPVVPRPYLYAFILVTSLFALWGFANDITNPMVKAFKDIFLLSNFQSSLVQFAFYGGYATMALPAALIIRKYSFKTGIVVGLALYAVGALLFIPASMAKEFNLFLIAYYILTFGLAFLETSANPYILSLGPIETATRRLNLAQSFNPMGSLVGMWVASQLILPALDVNEFRAKQAELHPEYKTMAPAQVDKAITGALVEFHESEPEAYSQLQENDLATIRVPYIVLGLVVLGVMALFIVSRLPATGHPEEDIHPLQVLKNLMHFRYVGGVVAQTAYVGAQIMCWTFIIHYGMTLLGLSASEAQGYNIAAMVIFVTSRFICTFFLRYVSPGLLLGTLALGGMALSLGTVFLQGFPGLYCLVGISACMSLMFPTIYGIALDGLSIDDAKLGSAGLIFAIVGGALMPPLQGRIIDMGDFQFAGRTLESVRVSFLLPLLCFAVVAAYGFLTARKAKLA
- a CDS encoding adenylyltransferase/cytidyltransferase family protein, whose product is MKPVYVSASFDDLRSRHIRLLQEAARTGPVCVQLWDDDVVRAATGAEPKFPLPERRYFVESVRFVAQVQPLAAADRGREAELAVNQSVPGAAWFVDERTANAVDERLVRASGGEYRVLSDAELAGFPEPTDVDGPQDAPPRSKVIVTGCYDWLHTGHVRFFEEVAELGELHVVVGHDANVRQLKGPHHPLFPEQERRYMAGAIRFVRRAYVSSGDGWLDAEPEIALIRPDVYAVNEDGDRPEKRTFCERHGIKYHVLTRRPKPGLEGRSSTALRGF
- a CDS encoding fucose isomerase translates to MTYELPAAAEPAALPPRHVYLMANGDLRLSANQNCWAAQHAMEQAIAEAVAAAGWTVVRAHPYKEAERHGFIGSQKEGLAVFRQLDPAAPLIVAEAVWQYSHHLLGGLITHRGPILTLANWSGTWPGLVGMLNLNGSLTKAGVPYATLWADDFAEAGFRQKLADWLEGRGVEHDLSHVRPLSAVSVGDAERQLAQSLAADLRRNKAIMGVFDEGCMGMFNAIIPDHLLNPTGVFKERLSQSALYYETTQVGDAEADAVRMWMEDAGMRFQTGPNHAEHLTDEQIRLQCKMYVAAVRIADDFGCDCIGIQYQQGLKDLLPASDLVEGTLNNSARPPVRSRDGKRVLYENQPLPHFNEVDECAGLDGLLTYRLHRAMGQPVENTLHDLRWGDRDRSGTTDEYVWVFEISGSVPPEHFAGGWKGATSERQPAMYFPNGGGTIKGISKPGEIVWSRIYVEESRLKMDLGRGKAIELPLEETERRWRDTTSQWPIMHAVTYGVTRDQMMARHKSNHIQVAYATDADAADRAMLAKASLAAELGLEVSICGTLAS